In the genome of Rhineura floridana isolate rRhiFlo1 chromosome 10, rRhiFlo1.hap2, whole genome shotgun sequence, the window ggggtgggggtgggggtggggagcagtCTTGTAAAGCAGCCTTCCTGAACCCGttgtccttcagatattttggactacaactcccataagtctCAGCCTGCATAGTCACCGCTTTTGTGCAAGTGGTGTAGGAAGCGCGGTAGGCTGGTGTGGAGGGCCGGACCCTGAACGCGTGACTCCCACCAGGAGAAGGGCTCTGGTCTTCCTGGAGCAAAGTTCCCTTTCCTTCTGCACAGGCAACGGAGCGCCTAAACAGCTCCTTGAGGTTTCTGCCGTCACTTTCCACCTGCAATTCATCCCCATCTCCTTCGGTGGGTGAGGCGGCGAGGGAGTTGGGAGGCAGTGACCCAGTCTGATTACCAgttcctgggaactgcaagtggggagagtgctcttgcactcagatgcTTCCCACAGCGGGCACCTGGCTGGccggccgctgtgagaacaggatgttgatgGGCCTGTTTTGACCTGATCTaactgcagggctcttcctacATTCTTATGACCGTTAAtccgtctagctcaatattgtctgctcttactggcagtggctctccaaggtctcaggcagggaaAGGTTATTCCCATCTCCTGCATCTGTTATCCTCTTTCAGCTAGAGACtggacctgagaccttttgcagtgCTGCACCACAGAGCAGAGGCCGCTGGCTAATAAGACTGCCTTATGCTAGGTCAGACTGTTTGCCTTTCTATCCTGTTCTGACTGGTAGCGTCTCAAGACTTGGACTAGAACTAGGGCTAGGTTTAAAAACTCGAAGCTCACCGGGTGAACCTGAGCCCATCACGACCTCtcaaactgtttgtttgtttgtttgtttttcattattCTTGTAGgccacttttctttttttctcataaaggtgaactcaaagcaacttacaataacaGCCTAGCCCACCTCGCAGGGTGGTtgtcgtgaggataaaatgggagggaggACCATATATGCCTCCATGAGGGAAAGGCAGGATGGAAATGTCATAACAAATACAATTCTTCTCAGTCCTGCCAGGGATTACAGGTAGGACCTTTCCCCAAATCTGTGATGgcaagagtctctctctctctttcccttttctttcctaCCCACAGGAGATGGGATCAGGATGGAAGATGAGGAAGAGAGCAAAGGGGCAGTCCCTGCCCGGCAGCTGACAGGCCAGCGCAAGGGAAGGAAGAAGGTCCACTCTTCAGGAACAGAGAAGCCTGTGACTCGGGCGACGAGCGCACCCCCCAAGGCTGAGGAGGACGCACTCCTGACGGCGACCCTAAAGACGAAGCCTCCGGAGTGCCCCGAGTGTGGCAAAAGCTTCCTGAGCAATGTGGCGATGATCATCCACATCCGGACGCACACAGGGGAGCGCCCCTTCAAGTGCCACCTCTGCCCCAAGGGCTTCCCCTCCCGGGGGGACCTGAAGCGGCACATCAAGACCCACCTGCGCAAGAAGGATTCCCCGCCCGGCCCCTCCAGCCCCAAGACGAGGAAGTGTCTCACCGCCAAGCTCCAGCTCCTGCGCCAGTTGGGGGCTGCCCCAGGCCCCAAGAAGCCCCACACCTGCGCCCAGTGCGGGAAGAGCTTCAACAAGAAGCAGGACTTGCGGAAGCACCAGGGGACCCACTCGACGGAGAGGCCCTTCTCCTGCCTGGAGTGCGGCCGCTGCTTCCGGCTCAAGCAGATCCTGGTGGCCCACATGAAGGTGCACGTCGGGGAGCGGCCCTTTGCCTGCGAGCAGTGTGGCAAGCGCTTCAGCCAGAAGCACCATGTGGAGAGCCACCAGCGTGTCCACACGGGCGAGAAGCCCTTCTCGTGCACCACCTGCGGGAAGCGCTACTCCCAGAAGCAGCCGCTCATCAGCCACCTGCGTCTCCACACGGGCGAGCGGCCCTACATCTGTGGCGAGTGTGGGAAGACCTTCCGCAACCAGGCGACCCTCACCATCCACAACCGCATGCACACCGGCGAGCGCCCCTACCGCTGCCTGCTGTGCGGCAAGACCTGCAGCCAACTGCAGCACCTCAAGAGCCACCAGCGGGTGCACCGCGCAGAGCAGCACCTCCTCCAGGCCGGCGACACCAAAGCCCTCGCCCTGAAGAGAGCCCGCGAGATGAAAGAGAAGCCCTACCAGTGCTCCAAGTGTGAGAAACGCTTCCGGGACGAAAAGATCATGCAGACCCACCACAAGACCCATGAGGAGAAGACGCCGCCCCTGAAATGTGGACTCCTGCTAAGTGAAGCAAGCCTCAGGCAAAGCCTGCCACTTCCTGTCCAGCCCCAAAAGCCTCCGCCAGAGTTGAAATCTGTTGGCAGAGGGACAGGCACCGGCAAGAAGCAGGCCGCTGCCATCCAGCCCGGCGCGGCGACTGGGAAGCGAGCTGTTGCATGCTCCGATTGTGGCAGGAAGTTCACCCAGGCAAAATATCTCACCATGCACCGGAGGAGCCATACATGAGGAAGCCTGTTTGTgttggaagttttttttaaaaagcaacctgATAGCACATTTTAAAGGAAATCTTGTGAGCAAACCCTTTGTTTGGAGCAACTAGTGTACTAAAAGTGCAGGAAGCAACCTTTTAAGATACACCGCAATCTTCCTCAGGCTTATATGATGAAGAAAACtggtgggaggaggagagagggagaagaaggaaagaaggatgtTTCTAGCTAGAGGTTTAAGTGAAAAATGTCCTGCAGCAAGTGCAGTTATATTCTTAAGTCTTgcccacctttaaaaaaaaaaaaaatccagcccaTGGAAGATTTCTGTATAATTTGCAAGCCTGCACCAGTTGTCCCAAATGAAGGTCTTGTCTCAGTTGCTCTGTGTTATCCTATGGATCCAAAGTGGCTACAATGATGCTGAACTCTTGTTAGCTCTCGATCCGCTAGGACGCCGTGCGGCAGCCTTTGGAGTCCTTGTCACAGAGGCTCCTGGGTCACTGTCCCACGTGTGAAAATGCCTTGGACAAAGAAAAAGGAGTAAAACCCTCCTGTTGAACTGTGTCCAAGGAGCTGGCAGTATAAACAGGAATTCACTCCTGTAGGACATAGTGACGGCCGCTAGGCAAGGTGGCACTTTAAGAGGGATTTCCCCAAACGTTAGAGGATAGAACTATCGTAGTTTTAATAGGCAGGACAGGTAAGAGTGGGGACCTCTATAGGATTGAAGGAAGCTGcaatgtactgagtcagaccatctaacTGTTGCCTGGCCGTGTCAGCAGGGGTGAAGCCAGGGGATGAACCTTGGACACCCAgtcactgagcgatggccctacCCCATTGCTCAGAGGCAGCCCGCCATCTAAGTGCCAGCTGTGAGAGCCATGGGCTCCATGCCCTGCTTGCGAGCTGCTCCTGGCCAGCGGCATCTCTGGTGCAGGTGATTAAGATTACCTCCACAGTGGAGCCCCACCCCCAGTGCTGCGGAGGCATGGCTGTCCAGCAATCGGATGCAGAATTCGGATGGAAGACCCGCCCAGCACTTTAGTCTAGCAGTGTATTCTCCTTTGAAAGAATCTGAAATGCCAGCCCCCACGGGCAGCATCCTAAATAGCAAGTCCTCCCttcagccttgtatttaagcatTCGCCTGGCAGCCTAGGCGACAAGGAACTGCATGTGGGCAAGCGTGTGGAATTGCATGCCAGTGTGCAGACAGGCTGGGGAATGAGAGTCAGAGCACTTGGCATAGAAATGTGGCAGGCTGCTGGAGGACAGGCGGAGCTCTGTATCCCAactctgccgccctgggctcctgctgggaggaagggcggaatataaatcaaataataatcatcatcatcataataaaaaacGCAGCTACACCCCCAGCAGGCTATGAACTGAAGTGggtttatttgcaaggctgcctgAAGTCAgtttctgttccctgctttttcacAGGGGCAGGGAGGGTTCAGTTATTGGGTTCTTCTTTGCAGGCAGAGCAAATGCTTAATGTGTTTTTTACTTTGCTGTCTTAACAAATAACATTAGAAAAATTTAATGAATTGTCGTGGCTGCAAAATAGAAGCCAGTAAATACATGCACACCGTTTGCAGGAGGACAGGAACTGACCAACGAAAAGCTGCTGCAGGTACACAGATGAATGGCAAGCAGCTAATACAGAGTATatcaattgaaataataaaataaataataaatagctgaAGCCAAGAAGCTGCTTGAAAGGAAGGCGCAAGGAGTAAACAACTAATGAAAGGGCCAGTCGCAGACAGAAGCCACAACAGCACATTGCCAGCCCACACTGGACAGTCTAGCTCTCCTGTTGCGTTTTAAGAGCACAGCATGGCCACAATTCAGGGCTGAAAAAAGATGGGGGGAGAACACAGGATCCATTGAAATACAATGCTTTGACAAGGACACTGTCTGGATTCTCCACAAAAAGTGAGACTGAATTGCGCTCCTTTTGGAGAAAACAGCAAGTGTGAATTTAAAGGGCAATGGTCACCTAGTATAGACTGTCACTGTTCTTAAGATCCCAGCAGTAAATAGGCTTTGTCGTTGATTAGCTTTTAAAGTTCCATTTGGaagttgatcatttgcatgagggACATTTGTGGTTTTTTAATCTGTGATTATATATAAACCCATCCCAGAGTTGCAAGGATGAACTGCTTTGCATTGAGTTGTGGGTCAGGTTTCTGAGCTGTCTGTGGTCTGCATTTTCCAAAGAAATAATTATTGGAGGGAATTCAC includes:
- the LOC133365197 gene encoding gastrula zinc finger protein XlCGF57.1-like isoform X2, whose protein sequence is MASGAPAQVMFEDVAVYFSPAEWAELAGWQKDLYRAVMVDNYEAVASLGDGIRMEDEEESKGAVPARQLTGQRKGRKKVHSSGTEKPVTRATSAPPKAEEDALLTATLKTKPPECPECGKSFLSNVAMIIHIRTHTGERPFKCHLCPKGFPSRGDLKRHIKTHLRKKDSPPGPSSPKTRKCLTAKLQLLRQLGAAPGPKKPHTCAQCGKSFNKKQDLRKHQGTHSTERPFSCLECGRCFRLKQILVAHMKVHVGERPFACEQCGKRFSQKHHVESHQRVHTGEKPFSCTTCGKRYSQKQPLISHLRLHTGERPYICGECGKTFRNQATLTIHNRMHTGERPYRCLLCGKTCSQLQHLKSHQRVHRAEQHLLQAGDTKALALKRAREMKEKPYQCSKCEKRFRDEKIMQTHHKTHEEKTPPLKCGLLLSEASLRQSLPLPVQPQKPPPELKSVGRGTGTGKKQAAAIQPGAATGKRAVACSDCGRKFTQAKYLTMHRRSHT
- the LOC133365197 gene encoding gastrula zinc finger protein XlCGF57.1-like isoform X1, coding for MASGAPAQVMFEDVAVYFSPAEWAELAGWQKDLYRAVMVDNYEAVASLGHLSVKPELICKIEREEEPCMEEPLLPPTWKRPQSPWLGDGIRMEDEEESKGAVPARQLTGQRKGRKKVHSSGTEKPVTRATSAPPKAEEDALLTATLKTKPPECPECGKSFLSNVAMIIHIRTHTGERPFKCHLCPKGFPSRGDLKRHIKTHLRKKDSPPGPSSPKTRKCLTAKLQLLRQLGAAPGPKKPHTCAQCGKSFNKKQDLRKHQGTHSTERPFSCLECGRCFRLKQILVAHMKVHVGERPFACEQCGKRFSQKHHVESHQRVHTGEKPFSCTTCGKRYSQKQPLISHLRLHTGERPYICGECGKTFRNQATLTIHNRMHTGERPYRCLLCGKTCSQLQHLKSHQRVHRAEQHLLQAGDTKALALKRAREMKEKPYQCSKCEKRFRDEKIMQTHHKTHEEKTPPLKCGLLLSEASLRQSLPLPVQPQKPPPELKSVGRGTGTGKKQAAAIQPGAATGKRAVACSDCGRKFTQAKYLTMHRRSHT